The genomic interval TCCGTGGTGAAAACCAACTCTTCGAGGCGTTTGACCTGGACGTTGTTGACCACGGTCATGACCACTTCGCGCTCCTTGCCGGTGTAAGCTCCCCGACCGTGCAGGAATGTGCAGCCCCGGCGCATCTCGTTCAGGATGCGGCGCGCGATATCCTCGGGCTTGTCCGAGATGATGAGCACGAGCCTGCGTTGGTTGAACATGCCCAGGAAGTATTCCATGACCCAGGCTGCCACGAAGACCATGGCCAGGGAATAGAGCACCTCGTCCAGGCTGAAGAGGGCCAGGCCCAGGCAGAAGACCGTGAAGTTGAAAGCGAAATTGGTCTGGCCGGGGCGGACGTTGTAGCGCTGGGAGAGGATGATGGCCAGGATGTCCGTGCCGCCGAGGCTGCCCAGCGAGCGCAGGGCGATGCCCGTGCCCGCGCCCATGATGGAGCCCGCCGCGAGCACGGCCAGCCCCTTGTTCTCTACGGCCACGGTCCAGGGCATGATCTCGATGAGCAGCGAGAGGCAGAGCATGCCGAAGAGGCTGTAGAGGAAGAAGCGGCGGCTGACCATGAGCCAGGCCATGACGAAGATCGGGGCGTTGATGATCAAAAGCCACACGCTGACCGGAAAGATGCCGAGCCAGTAGGAGACGAGCAGTGAAAGGCCCGCCACGCCTCCGGAGAAGAATTGGTGCGGGATGACGATGGCCTTGAAGGCCCAGGCCCAAAGGCTGGCCCCCACGACCATCAGCAGCAGGTTCCACCAGATGGAGTAGGTGAAGGCGTACGGCTTTTTCTGCATGCCCAAGGCTCCTACAGGGAAACGGTGCGTCAGCCAAGCCTTGGCCGGGCCTTGGTCAGGACACGGCCAACCGCAGGGCGCTCATCGCGCCGTATCGGAGTCGGCGGCGGTCTGGCCGGACGCGGCGCGAAGGCCGAGGAAGAAGACGCTGCCCCGGCCGGGCGAGGACTCCAGGCTCAGCCGGGCGTTCATGCGGGCGGCCAAGCTGCGGGCGATGAACAACCCCACGCCCGCGCCGGGCGTCGCGTCCGCCGGGGAGAGCTTTTCGAAGCGGCCAAAAACGCGCTCTTGGTCCCTGGGGTCGATGCCCGGCCCCTGGTCGCGCACCGAGACCACGACCTCCCCCTCTTCGCTGGCCGCGCGGACCTCCACCAGCCCCGAAGGAGTGAAGGCCACCGCGTTGTCCACGAGCTTGCGCAGGATGTCGGCCAGTTTCATGGGCTCGGCCATGACCTCGGGCAGAAGGTCGGGTACGAGCCAGCGAAGCTCCAGGCCCTTGGCCAGGGCCTTGGCTTCGGCTTCGGGACGCACGGCGGCCAGCGCCTCGCGCAGGTTGACCCGAAAGAGCGGCAGGGGCGGCAGACCATCCTGGGCGGCGAGTTCTATCAGGTCGTCCACCACCTTGGCCACGTCCATGATACGCACGCACAGGCTGCCCACGGCGTCGGGATCGGGCGGGACGCCGCGTCGCGCCGCCTCGGCCAGCCGGGTCGCCCCATTCACGGCGGCCTGCATGGGGTCGCCGAGTTCGCGGGCCATGAACGAAAGGAAGACGTCCTTGAGTCGGTCCGACTCCTCGGCGGCCTCGCGCCGCACGGCCTCCGCGCGGCTGCTGTCCTCGATGCGCCGCGTGGCCATGGCGCGCTCGATGCGCAGGTGCAGGATGTCGAAATCCGTGACCGGTTTCTCCACGAAATCGGCGCCTCCGACTTTCATGAACTCCACGGCCAGATGCGTGCTGCCCTGGCCGGTGATCATCACCGTCGGGGGGCAGGCGTCGCCGAGGGTCGCTCGCATGGCCGCGAAGCACTCCAGGCCGCTTTGTCCGGGTAGCATGTAGTCCAGGAGCACGATGTCGGGAGGGTTGCCGCGCACCGCCTCCAGGGCGTCGCGGCAGTCCTGGGCCTCGATGACTTCGTGGCCCTTCCGGGTCAAGTTGCGTTGGCAGATCGAGCGGACGTAGGGGTCGTCGTCTACCACGAGGATGCGGGCCATGCGTGTTCTCCCTGGTCTGGGGCGGTTTGCGGTCTGGCCTCGGACGTCTGCGCGCGTGGTCGGGCGTGGCGATTCAATCGACCATACGGCAGCAGGGCATATGGTGCAATGCATTCTCTAGAGGCGAGGCAATGTTGGCCGCGCAGCAGGACGGGAGGATAAAATTGGCGACGTACAGGCTGCCGAAAAAAGGCAGCAAGCCCATCGTCGCCATTATGGTGTCTCGCGCCGACGTCAAAGCCGTGCTATGGGGTATCCACGGTCCGTGCGCCATGGGGCGCGCGACGCCGCAACGACGACAGCCAAACGGCAGGGGACAAACCGCATGCTGGCGAGAACCATCCTTTCGACGCTGCTTGCGTTCGCGCTTTTGGGTTGCGCGGCGCACAGGCAGGATCAGGACGTGGAGCGCGAGATCGAGGAGCTTCGGGCCGCGCAGGAGACCATGGCCGCGCAACTGGCCGGGCTGGACGAGCGCTCCGCCCGCTCCGAGGCGCGCATCGCGGCCGAGGTGGAGGCGCTGCGCGAACAGATGGCCGAGTTGGCCGGGCTGCTGCGCAAGGCCCTGGAGGGCTTCACGGCCGAGGCCAAGGGCGACGCCGAGCGGATCGGCAGGCAGGCGCGGGAGAGCGCCCTGAAGAACCTGGAGGAATTGCTCAAGGCCTCCACCAAGCTCCTCGAACGGCTGAACCGTGAGTTGGAAGGTTCACTGGCCGAACCCTAGCAGACTGTTGAAAAATCACCATCTGCTGCGTTGCCGCGAAAAATTCAGTCCCTCGCGTATTGGCAATACGCGTCGGGCCTGAATTTCTCTTGCGCCTTGCATCTGGTGCTTTTTGAACAGTCTGCAGCGCAGTCGTTGACAGCATTTTTTTGACAGGCCCAGACTGTTTCGAAAAACACCCTTTGCCGCACGCAGTGGAGACGTTTTTTTCAGCCTCCTGAAACAGAATCCCACCCAGCAGGCCGCTCAAAAGGCGTTGGATGCAAGACGCAAGAAAGCGCCGGGCCCGACGCGTATAATGATATACGCGAGGGGTCGGCGCTTTCGCGGCAACGCAGCAGACGGCGTCTTTTCAGCGGCCTGCCCACTCAGGTTACGACCCAGACAGCACAATCCTTGGCATGGTGGACCACCCGCTTGGACACGCTGCCCAAAAGAAGCTCCTCGCGCGCGTTCTTGCCCTGGCGGCCGAGCACCAGGATGCTCGCGCCCAGGCGCTCGCGCTCGGCCAGGATGCAGGCCGAGATGGACGGGCAGTCCATCTCCTTGACCAGCACGGTGACGTTTTCGGCCGGATGGCCGGTCTCCACCAGGAAGTCCCGGTATTCGTCGAGGTATGTCTGGGCCTCCTTGCGCTGCTCGGCCATCCAGCCCAGGCGCTTGGCTGGCTGGCCGCCGAAGTAGTCTGGATCGGGCTCCGCGATGACGTGCAAAAGGGTGATTGTGAAGTCGCGGCAGCCAAAGAGCACGCCCGCCACGTGGCCCACGGCCCGGCGCGAGTTGTCCGAGCCGTCCAGGGCGCACAGGACGTGCCGGTTGAAGGTCTCGTAGGTCGTACGCATGCGTCACCTCCCAAGGTCCGCGCGCGCCGCTTCGAGATCGTCGAGCATCTGCCCGGCGTGTTCGTAAGTCAGCGTGGCGCGGTTGGAGAACTGGTCCAGGATGCGGCTCAGCGAATCCGGGATGTAGGGGAAGACCTTGACCAGATTGGCCACCCTGTTTTGCCAGACCAGGGAGATGTCCTCCCAGTACAGCCGCTCGAAGGCCTCGGGATCGTCCCGCTTGAGGCGGGAGACGATGACGTCGCCCTTGCCAGCCAGGAAGATCAGGGTGTTGCCCAGACCGAAGACGTCCAGGCTGTAGATGTTTTCACCGTGCATGAAGTTGTAGTCGAAGTCGATCCAGCGGAAGCGGCCCGTGACTGAATCCACGAAGATGTGGTCGCGGCGCACGTCGCCGTGCTTCTCTTTGTGCTCGTGCAGCAGCGCCATGGCCCGCGTGGCCTCGACGAAACCGTCGAAAAAGGCCGGAAAATGGTCGTGGAAATAGGTCTCGTGGTCGCAGTCCAGGTCCAGCACCCGGTCGGGCAGGGCCTTGCCGGGCACTATTTCGAGGATTCTGACCACGTTGCCCGCCGTATCTGGCAGGGAGATGCCGTGCATGAAGTTGGGATGGTCGCGCACGAGATCAAGGATGCGGGCCTCCTTGCCGGGGCTGCGGAAGCACTCGAACTTGATGCCGCCCACGGTGGCGTCGAAGGTCTCGTAAAAGGCCAGCTTGACGATGCGGCGCTCGCCCGTGACCAGGTCCGTGGCCCGCTTGACCCAGTACTTGACCTCGTCGTCCAGGCCGAAGCGGCCCTCGCGGGTGTTGTTGCCCATGAGCAGGCGGTGTTCGCCCTCGCCGAGCACAACCACGTCGCCAGCGTTGATGTCGTAGAAGTTCGAGGTGTCCGCGAAGATGCGCGTCTTCGCTGCGTCGCGGCCGGGAAAATGCCGGGCCATGTCGGCCAGCACGAGCTGGCGCAGGTCGTCGGGCGTGGTGTCGTCCATGCTGCATAGTTCCAGCAGCCGGGGCGCGTGTCAATGGCGCGCGTGCGTTTTCGTTTCGCGAACGATGTTCAGTTCCAAGCCGCTGGAAAAGCCGCACAATCCTTGCCAGATAAGGTTTTCTGGGCCGGGCGGCGGGGCTTGGCCTTTGTCGCGCGGTGGTGTATGAGCCCGGCGTTTGCCGGATCGACACCAAACAGCCAAGGAGCGAACCGTGGATCAGTCCAAACTGGGACCGCGCGTCAAGATGTTCCGCGAGCGCGCGGGGCTTTCGCGCGCCGAACTGGCCGAGAAGGCCGGTCTCGCCGAGACGTTCGTGACCGCGCTCGAAGAGCGCGACATCTATCCTTCCCTGACGCCCCTCCTGAAGCTCGCCAGGGCGCTTGGCGTGCGCATGGGCACCTTCCTCGACGACGTGCAGACCGCTGATCCGCTCATCGTGCGCTGCGGCGAGCGGCGGCCCGAACTCGTCACCCACACCGGCGGCGCGGCCCGCGAGGCCCTGAAATTCTATTCCCTGGGCCGGGGCAAGAGCGATCGCCACATGGAGCCCTTCTTCATCGAGTTGAACCCCGACGACGGCAGGCACGAGCATTCCTCGCACCAGGGCGAGGAGTTCATCGTGGTGGTCTCGGGCCGCGTGGTGCTGGAGCACGGCAACGAGCGTCACGTGCTCGACACGGGCGACAGCCTCTACTTCAACTCCATCGTGCCCCATTATATCGGGGCCGCGGACGGCAAGCCGGCCAGCATCTACGCCGTGCTCTACTTCCCGGAGTAGGCCATGGACCACAACGCCCGTCCGCCAGTGCGCGACATCACCCTGGGCCAGCTCCTCGACGAGACCGTGGCCCGCTTCCCCGACAACGAGGCCGTGGTCTACGTGGACCGCGACTTCCGCCTGACCTGGCGCGAATTCGCGGCCCTGGTGGACCGTCTGGCCAAGGGCCTGATGGCCCTGGGCGTTCAACGCGGCGAGAAGGTCGCCGTGTGGGCCACCAACGTGCCCTACTGGGTGGCGCTGCAGTTCGCCACGGCCAGGATCGGCGCGGTGCTGCTCACGGTGAACACCAGCTACAAGCGCGAGGAACTGAAGTACCTGCTTTCGCAAAGCGAGTGCGAGAACCTGTTCGTGATCGATGGCTTTCGCGACACGGACTACGTGCAGGTCGTGAACGAGCTTGTGCCCGAGCTTCGCACCTGCGAGCGCGGCAGGCTGAGGAGCGCGGCCTTCCCGCACCTGCGGCGCGTCTTCTTCCTGGGACAGGAAAAGCACCGGGGCATGTACTCCGTGCCTGAACTGCTCTCCCTGGCCTGCATGACCACGGACGAGGACTACGCGGCGCGCCAGGCCGATCTCGACCCGCACGACGTGGTCAACATGCAGTACACCTCCGGGACCACGGGCTTTCCCAAAGGCGTGATGCTGACGCACGCGAGCATCGGCAACAACGGCTACTGGATCGGGGCCAACCAACGCTTCACGGAGAAGGACCGGGTCTGCATCCCGGTACCGCTCTTCCACTGTTTCGGCTGCGTGCTCGGCGTGCTGGCCTGCGTGAACCACGGGGCCTGCATGGTCATCTTGGAGACCTTCAAGCCGCTGGACGTGATGGCCGCCGTGGACCAGGAGAAGTGCACGGCGCTGTACGGCGTGCCGACCATGTTCATCGCGGTGCTGGAGCACAAGCTTTTCGAGCGCTTCGACTATTCGAGCCTGCGCACCGGCATCATGGCCGGATCGCCCTGCCCGGTGCCGATTATGAAGAAGGTCATGGAAGTCATGAACATGCGCGAGATCACCATCTGCTACGGGCTCACCGAGTCCTCGCCGGTGATGACCCAGACGCGCGTGGACGACGACATCCGCCGTCGCACCGAGAGCGTGGGTCGGGCCATGCCCGCCGTGGAGGTGCGCGTCGTGGACCCCGAGACGGGCGAGGTCTGCCCGCCGGGCGTGCAGGGCGAGGTCTGCTGCCGGGGCTACAACGTCATGAAGGGCTATTACAACCGGCCCGAGGCCACGGCCGAGGCCATCGACAAGGATGGCTGGCTGCACTCCGGCGACCTCGGCGTCATGGACGAGGACGGCTATCTGGCCATTACCGGGCGGCTGAAGGACATGATCATCCGGGGCGGCGAGAACATCTACCCGCGCGAGGTGGAAGAGTTCCTCTACACCCTGCCCGGCGTCTCGGACGTGCAGGTGGTGGGCGTGCAAAGCCGCAAGTACGGCGAGGAAGTGGCCGCCTTCGTCATCCAAAAGCCCGGCGTCGACCTTGCGCCCGAGGACGTGCGCGACGCCTGCCGCGGCAACATCGCCTGGCATAAGATTCCCAAATTCGTGGCCTTCGTGGAGGGCTACCCCATGACGGCCAGCGGCAAGGTCCAGAAGTACAAGCTCAGGGAAATGGCCGTCGAGTTGTTCCCCGAGACCATGCAGTAGCGCTTGGGCGGGAGGCCGCGTGGTCTCCCGCCTTTTTCTGCCGCGCGGCTATCATCATGCGGCCGTGATCGGCATGCGCCATGTCATGACCTTGTAATGATTTCGGAGTTAGCTACTCCGAAACAGCCGTGCCGACCCACGTTATATCAATTTACAGCCGACGATTATATCGGTAACGCCTGCCGGATACGTGCAAGGCTGCTCTGGCCTGTTCACTTTTCAGGGGGTATCATGCGAAATTCTTTGCGAATCAAGATGATCGTCTTTTGTCTGCTCATCGGCATCACGCCGTTTCTGGCCATGACCGCATACTCCGTGCGCGTGGCCTCGGACACCATCCATAACATGGCTTTCAGCCAACTCGAAGCCATCCGCGACGTGAAGAAACACGCCGTACAGGAGATCACCGGTCGCTGGTTTTCGGACCTTGCCACGCTCGCGGGGGACGCGGCCGCGCCCAAGGCGTTCGAACGCCTGACGCTCCATGCCCTTCTCGAATCTCCGGGCAAAGGCAGGCGCATGGACGTGAATGCCACGAGCTATCAATTGCTGCACGCCGAGATCGACGCGCAGTTCCACAACTACGTCACCGAACTCGGCTATTACGACGTCTTCCTCATCGGCCCGGACGGGCGGGTGCTCTACACCAATACCTGGGAGGACGACATCGGCGAGGACCTCGGCGCCGGTTCCCTGGCCGGCAGCGGCCTGGCCCAGGCCTGGCGTGAGGCCATGCAGGGCCACACCGCCTTCGTGGACTTTCGGCCCTACGCCCCGTCCAACGGCGAGCCCGCGGCCTTCATGGCCGCGCCGGTACTGGACGGCCGCCGCGTGGTGGGCGTGGTAGCCCTGCAGTCCTCGCTTGCGAGTCTCAACGTGCTGCTCACGCAGCGCAGCGGCATGGGCGAGACCGGCGAGACCTACCTCGTGGGGCCGGACAAGCTCATGCGCTCGGATTCCTTCCTCGATCCGCAAAACCGCACCGTGACGGCCTCCTTCGCCGATCCCTCGCGCGGCAGCGTGGACACCGAGTCCTCCCGCGCCGCCCTCTCGGGCCGCACGGGCAGCGGCATCGTTCTCGACTACAACGGCACGCCCGTGCTCTCGGCCTATGCGCCGGTGGAGGTCGGGACGGTGCGCTGGGCGCTCGTGGCCGAGATCGACGAGGCCGAGGCCTTCGCGCCGGTGAACGGGCTCGTGCGCTCCACGGTGTTCGCGGGACTGGGGATCGCCGCCGTGGTCGCGCTTGTGACCCTGGTGTTCCTGCGCCGCGAACTGCTGCGGCCCATCGAGGCGCTCATGAGCTTTGCCGGGTGCGTGGCCGGGGGCGATCTCGCGGCCAAGTGCTCGGGACGCTTCAGCGGCGAACTCGCCGCCCTGCGCGGCAGCATCGACACCATGGTCGCGAGCCTGCGTGAGAAGATGGACGAGGCCCAGGCCAAGAGCCGCGAGGCAGAGGCGCAAAGCGCCAAGGCCAACGCGGCCCTGGAGGAGAGCCGCAGGCAGGAGAAGGTCGTGGCCGAACTCCTGGAGCGCATGCGCGGCGCGGCAGACCAGGCCGCCGGGATCGCCGAGCGGGTCTCCTCGGCCTCGGCCGAGCTGTCCGCCCAGGTGTCCCAGATCGAGGCCTCGGCCTCGGTGCAGCGCGACAGGGTGGCGGAGACCGCCACGGCCATGGAGCAGATGAGCGTTTCGGTCATCGAAGTGGCGCGAAACGCCGCTGCTTCCTCGACCCTGGCCGAAAACGCGCGCTCCGAGGCCAAGGGCGGCGAGCGGGTGGTGGGCGAAGCCCTCGCCGCCATCGGCGCGGTGCGCGCCACAGCAGCCGACCT from Alkalidesulfovibrio alkalitolerans DSM 16529 carries:
- a CDS encoding YitT family protein, yielding MQKKPYAFTYSIWWNLLLMVVGASLWAWAFKAIVIPHQFFSGGVAGLSLLVSYWLGIFPVSVWLLIINAPIFVMAWLMVSRRFFLYSLFGMLCLSLLIEIMPWTVAVENKGLAVLAAGSIMGAGTGIALRSLGSLGGTDILAIILSQRYNVRPGQTNFAFNFTVFCLGLALFSLDEVLYSLAMVFVAAWVMEYFLGMFNQRRLVLIISDKPEDIARRILNEMRRGCTFLHGRGAYTGKEREVVMTVVNNVQVKRLEELVFTTDPNAFTIVESTLNVLDQGFSERKKY
- a CDS encoding hybrid sensor histidine kinase/response regulator, with the translated sequence MARILVVDDDPYVRSICQRNLTRKGHEVIEAQDCRDALEAVRGNPPDIVLLDYMLPGQSGLECFAAMRATLGDACPPTVMITGQGSTHLAVEFMKVGGADFVEKPVTDFDILHLRIERAMATRRIEDSSRAEAVRREAAEESDRLKDVFLSFMARELGDPMQAAVNGATRLAEAARRGVPPDPDAVGSLCVRIMDVAKVVDDLIELAAQDGLPPLPLFRVNLREALAAVRPEAEAKALAKGLELRWLVPDLLPEVMAEPMKLADILRKLVDNAVAFTPSGLVEVRAASEEGEVVVSVRDQGPGIDPRDQERVFGRFEKLSPADATPGAGVGLFIARSLAARMNARLSLESSPGRGSVFFLGLRAASGQTAADSDTAR
- a CDS encoding universal stress protein, translated to MRTTYETFNRHVLCALDGSDNSRRAVGHVAGVLFGCRDFTITLLHVIAEPDPDYFGGQPAKRLGWMAEQRKEAQTYLDEYRDFLVETGHPAENVTVLVKEMDCPSISACILAERERLGASILVLGRQGKNAREELLLGSVSKRVVHHAKDCAVWVVT
- a CDS encoding helix-turn-helix domain-containing protein: MDQSKLGPRVKMFRERAGLSRAELAEKAGLAETFVTALEERDIYPSLTPLLKLARALGVRMGTFLDDVQTADPLIVRCGERRPELVTHTGGAAREALKFYSLGRGKSDRHMEPFFIELNPDDGRHEHSSHQGEEFIVVVSGRVVLEHGNERHVLDTGDSLYFNSIVPHYIGAADGKPASIYAVLYFPE
- a CDS encoding AMP-binding protein, with the translated sequence MDHNARPPVRDITLGQLLDETVARFPDNEAVVYVDRDFRLTWREFAALVDRLAKGLMALGVQRGEKVAVWATNVPYWVALQFATARIGAVLLTVNTSYKREELKYLLSQSECENLFVIDGFRDTDYVQVVNELVPELRTCERGRLRSAAFPHLRRVFFLGQEKHRGMYSVPELLSLACMTTDEDYAARQADLDPHDVVNMQYTSGTTGFPKGVMLTHASIGNNGYWIGANQRFTEKDRVCIPVPLFHCFGCVLGVLACVNHGACMVILETFKPLDVMAAVDQEKCTALYGVPTMFIAVLEHKLFERFDYSSLRTGIMAGSPCPVPIMKKVMEVMNMREITICYGLTESSPVMTQTRVDDDIRRRTESVGRAMPAVEVRVVDPETGEVCPPGVQGEVCCRGYNVMKGYYNRPEATAEAIDKDGWLHSGDLGVMDEDGYLAITGRLKDMIIRGGENIYPREVEEFLYTLPGVSDVQVVGVQSRKYGEEVAAFVIQKPGVDLAPEDVRDACRGNIAWHKIPKFVAFVEGYPMTASGKVQKYKLREMAVELFPETMQ
- a CDS encoding methyl-accepting chemotaxis protein, producing MRNSLRIKMIVFCLLIGITPFLAMTAYSVRVASDTIHNMAFSQLEAIRDVKKHAVQEITGRWFSDLATLAGDAAAPKAFERLTLHALLESPGKGRRMDVNATSYQLLHAEIDAQFHNYVTELGYYDVFLIGPDGRVLYTNTWEDDIGEDLGAGSLAGSGLAQAWREAMQGHTAFVDFRPYAPSNGEPAAFMAAPVLDGRRVVGVVALQSSLASLNVLLTQRSGMGETGETYLVGPDKLMRSDSFLDPQNRTVTASFADPSRGSVDTESSRAALSGRTGSGIVLDYNGTPVLSAYAPVEVGTVRWALVAEIDEAEAFAPVNGLVRSTVFAGLGIAAVVALVTLVFLRRELLRPIEALMSFAGCVAGGDLAAKCSGRFSGELAALRGSIDTMVASLREKMDEAQAKSREAEAQSAKANAALEESRRQEKVVAELLERMRGAADQAAGIAERVSSASAELSAQVSQIEASASVQRDRVAETATAMEQMSVSVIEVARNAAASSTLAENARSEAKGGERVVGEALAAIGAVRATAADLERHMSELGRLATSIDQVMTVISDIADQTNLLALNAAIEAARAGDAGRGFAVVADEVRKLAEKTMGATREVGETIDAIQGAAQRNMASMGQALDAIKSAEKLADESGGALGRIVTLVDESTQQAQGIATAAEEQSAASEQISGSVDEIRRMIAEIADSIRESSAAVHEVSQMAADLNRVISDLNEAGRDAA